Below is a window of Streptomyces genisteinicus DNA.
GGTGCGCACCGCCTGGAAGACGACGGTGGTGGTGGAGTCGAGCGGGCCGCCCTGCGTCATCACCCTGATCTGGGTGAAGAGGCTGAACGCCGCGATCGTGATGGTGACGAGCACGAAGGTGCGCGTGGAGCGCAGCCCGGGCCAGGTGACGTGGCGGAAACGCTGCCAGGTGGTGGCTCCGTCGAGTTCGGCGGCCTCGTACAGTTCGGCGGGGATGGTCTGCAGACCGGCCAGCCAGATGATCATGTGGAAGCCGACGCCCTGCCACACCGACATCAGGATGATGGCGGGCATCGCGGTGGCCGGGTCGCCCAGCCAGTCCGGGCCCTGGAAGTGGCCGAGGGTCAGGGTCGAGATGATGTTGTTGACCAGGCCGTCCTGCCGGTAGAGGAAGGTCCACAGGAGGGACACCACGACCATCGAGGTGACGACGGGCAGGAAGTAGACGGTCCGGAAGAAGTTGATGCCCCGCACCTTGGCGTTGACCAGCAGTGCCAGGACGAGGGCGAGGCCGGCCTGGAGCGGGACGACGACCACGGCGAAGTAGATCGTGTTGCGCAGGGACTTGTAGAAGACCGGATCGGTGAAGAGCTGGGTGAAGTTCCTCAGGCCCACGAAGCGGGCCGGGGTGGGCGAGATGAGTCTCGCGTCGGTGAAGGCCAGGGCGAAGGCGAGGGCGACCGGTACGACGAGGAAGACGATCAGCAGCACGACGGCCGGGGTGGCCATGCCGAGGGCGGTGAGGCTCTCACGGCGACGGGCGTTGTTCGTGCGGGTTCGCCGGACCGGACGCAGCCGCTGGGGGGCTGCGGTCTTGGTGGTCACGGTATCTCCAGGGAGCCG
It encodes the following:
- a CDS encoding carbohydrate ABC transporter permease — its product is MTTKTAAPQRLRPVRRTRTNNARRRESLTALGMATPAVVLLIVFLVVPVALAFALAFTDARLISPTPARFVGLRNFTQLFTDPVFYKSLRNTIYFAVVVVPLQAGLALVLALLVNAKVRGINFFRTVYFLPVVTSMVVVSLLWTFLYRQDGLVNNIISTLTLGHFQGPDWLGDPATAMPAIILMSVWQGVGFHMIIWLAGLQTIPAELYEAAELDGATTWQRFRHVTWPGLRSTRTFVLVTITIAAFSLFTQIRVMTQGGPLDSTTTVVFQAVRTGYDQQQTAYAAAISLIFFVLVLTVSLVQRFLTREKD